A genomic region of Candidatus Micrarchaeia archaeon contains the following coding sequences:
- a CDS encoding RNA-binding domain-containing protein, with protein sequence MENQNKEFKKSLSDIDSILKTITAFANNGGGELNIGIDDDGKEIGISIGKNTIENLSKKISQELSPPIRPQINILTKNKKTILNIKIFESKTKPHFFKGIAYLRSGKSNLKMSPQDIESILTNRKREFFDSQLSNLDIESVDTEAFSKFKKLVLNNKRINVENHSITEILNKLNLAEKNKLKNAGVILFSKKIEYEFPYLEFKCAVSTTDKFSTENLIDIQTFSFPFYILIDKIVEYIQKHIPKKIYLEGIVRKEDPIISLSAIREIVVNSLVHRDYSAPSPNYLLITPNFLEISNPGALPPEIDEEMLFKIHKSVLRNPLIAKISYYSGHVDEWGSGTLKIIEECKKNGIIPEFKSEKNFFTVHINFKADMVVSKLISFIGTDKKNTKDIAKHLKVSERTVRNYISELLKKGILKKLRVKNRVFYSL encoded by the coding sequence ATGGAAAATCAAAATAAAGAATTTAAAAAATCTCTTTCAGATATTGATTCAATTTTAAAAACTATAACTGCATTTGCAAATAATGGAGGAGGAGAATTAAATATTGGTATAGATGATGATGGAAAGGAAATTGGAATATCTATTGGTAAAAACACCATAGAAAATCTATCAAAAAAAATCTCACAAGAACTTTCTCCACCAATAAGACCACAGATTAATATTTTAACAAAAAATAAAAAAACAATATTAAACATAAAAATTTTTGAGAGTAAAACAAAACCTCATTTTTTCAAAGGAATTGCATATCTTCGTTCAGGAAAATCAAATCTAAAAATGAGTCCACAAGATATAGAATCTATTTTAACAAATAGAAAAAGGGAATTTTTTGATTCACAACTAAGTAATTTAGATATAGAAAGTGTTGACACCGAAGCATTTTCAAAATTTAAAAAATTAGTATTAAATAATAAACGAATAAATGTTGAAAACCATAGTATAACCGAAATACTAAATAAATTAAACTTAGCAGAAAAAAATAAACTAAAAAATGCAGGAGTAATTTTATTTTCAAAAAAAATAGAATATGAATTCCCTTATTTAGAATTTAAATGTGCAGTATCAACCACAGATAAATTTAGCACAGAAAATCTTATTGATATTCAAACATTTTCCTTTCCTTTTTATATTTTAATTGATAAAATTGTTGAATATATACAAAAACACATACCTAAAAAAATATATTTAGAAGGGATAGTAAGAAAAGAAGATCCAATAATCTCTTTGTCTGCAATACGTGAAATAGTTGTTAACTCCTTAGTTCATAGAGATTATTCTGCACCTTCCCCAAATTATTTATTAATTACACCTAATTTTCTTGAGATAAGCAATCCTGGCGCCCTTCCACCAGAAATAGATGAAGAAATGCTTTTTAAAATACATAAATCAGTATTAAGAAATCCTTTAATTGCAAAGATTTCATATTATTCCGGCCATGTTGATGAATGGGGTAGCGGCACATTAAAAATAATTGAAGAATGTAAAAAAAATGGAATTATACCAGAATTTAAAAGTGAAAAAAATTTCTTTACTGTTCATATTAATTTTAAAGCAGATATGGTAGTTTCTAAGTTGATTTCGTTTATAGGTACAGATAAAAAAAATACTAAAGACATAGCAAAACATTTAAAAGTTTCAGAGCGAACTGTAAGAAATTATATTTCAGAATTATTAAAAAAAGGAATATTAAAAAAATTAAGAGTTAAAAATAGAGTTTTTTATTCTCTATAA
- a CDS encoding ATP-binding protein, with the protein MDKETEKMFKNKIESLIKQGENTNIEFKECKNLINKNIYETICAFLNWEGGELLIGVSDTGDIIGVNNVSQLKKDIATTINNPQKLNPAVYLTIDDLQRRTSFA; encoded by the coding sequence ATGGATAAAGAAACTGAAAAAATGTTTAAAAATAAAATAGAGTCATTAATTAAACAAGGAGAAAACACTAATATAGAATTTAAAGAATGCAAAAATTTAATAAATAAAAATATTTATGAAACAATTTGTGCTTTTTTAAACTGGGAGGGAGGAGAACTGTTGATTGGCGTTTCAGATACTGGTGATATTATTGGAGTTAATAATGTTTCTCAATTAAAAAAAGACATAGCAACCACAATAAATAATCCACAAAAACTTAATCCTGCTGTTTATTTAACTATTGATGATTTACAACGAAGAACTTCCTTTGCCTAA
- a CDS encoding desulfoferrodoxin, which yields MTKLNEIYKCNICGNITEVLHTGIGQLVCCGKPMELLEEKIKDQGLEKHIPIIEKIENGIKVKIGEIEHPMEENHYIEWIEIIADNKIYRKYLKPKEKPEVEFYIKTENIIARTYCNIHGLWKA from the coding sequence ATGACAAAATTAAATGAAATTTATAAATGCAATATTTGCGGAAACATAACTGAAGTTTTACACACTGGAATAGGACAATTAGTATGCTGTGGAAAACCAATGGAATTATTAGAAGAAAAAATAAAAGACCAAGGATTAGAAAAACATATTCCAATAATTGAAAAAATAGAAAATGGAATAAAAGTAAAAATAGGTGAAATAGAACATCCAATGGAAGAAAATCATTATATTGAATGGATAGAAATAATTGCAGATAATAAAATTTATAGAAAATATCTAAAACCTAAAGAAAAACCAGAAGTTGAATTTTATATTAAAACAGAAAATATAATAGCAAGAACTTATTGCAATATACATGGATTATGGAAAGCATAA
- a CDS encoding AAA family ATPase yields the protein MSKTPSFLMQKIKADIHYLLENDIFWRAVLVGLGSFFLLVSFPFYPQIVSIILAVSIGYISTKNPSLAVLLGILISFPAVAYQSTMFAWLFLLVIAVTLFEMFKNWHIIAILEILILAPFAPYPFSFFGGFIFLLMVLSVLYVGSKKSLLVSLPAVFLILLLSSIWYVENSAFMPLNIQNYLPIEESLQNSKDITSFKTVFLDIGQGFTQVFNFGNIYGINKVFFKTVSNVFKLLIEDSALIQIFIWGIVLFLIAKIPGFIRKWRYKQTIASLSLFLIPIVYYLISLEYGYVFNQMIFVYVILTVIIVFILEKNNVSLTRERTLNLQERTKKFGFGEFGIRDFEESSGAKSLDDIGNYDNVKEELKQSIITPLEHRDIAYTYGIKPPSGILLFGPPGCGKTLLMSALAQELDFGFYYIKASDLLSNQYGESEKNIAKLFDMARKSAPCVLFFDEIDALAKRRELFNDSTGPRVLSLFLQELDGFKDVKQTIIIGATNVPNLIDPALLRPGRFDKIIYMSLPDEEAREKIFKVHTKKLPLEKTLSFSKLSKKTRRYSGADIANICKEAKSLAAKRAFKIKKVVPIELNDFEEVLKNIKPSVSLKSLEEYETFRMDFERTIYKEEIQETEEKVKWEDVAGLEEVKKLLLETIEVPLLHPALIKKYKVSPLTGLLMFGPPGCGKTLIIKAAANELNVSFLNISAPSLLKRGPEYAVAEIKDIFLRAREQSPSIVFIDEIDTIGEASVFGRTVIGQLLIEMDGVKKLEGVMIIGTTNKPWFLDPALLRPGRFDRVLYVPLPDFTARRKMLISQLCGIKGSDELDYDKITKLTEGYTGADITAITQEAKMELVRNILENTEISLNNELFINVIKRIKPSLSVEHLHKFEVFSNKRSHDKK from the coding sequence ATGTCTAAAACTCCTTCATTTCTAATGCAAAAAATAAAAGCAGATATTCATTATCTTTTAGAAAATGATATTTTTTGGAGGGCTGTTTTAGTTGGATTAGGTTCTTTTTTTCTTTTAGTTTCTTTTCCATTTTATCCACAGATAGTTTCTATTATCTTGGCTGTATCTATTGGGTATATTAGTACTAAAAATCCTTCTTTAGCTGTTTTATTGGGTATATTAATATCTTTTCCAGCAGTTGCATATCAATCAACAATGTTTGCTTGGTTATTTTTATTGGTTATAGCAGTTACTTTATTTGAGATGTTTAAAAATTGGCATATAATTGCTATTTTAGAAATATTAATATTAGCTCCTTTTGCACCTTATCCATTTTCTTTTTTTGGAGGATTTATTTTTCTTTTAATGGTTTTATCCGTATTATATGTAGGCTCAAAAAAATCATTATTAGTTTCTTTACCTGCTGTCTTTTTGATTTTATTATTATCAAGTATTTGGTATGTAGAAAATTCAGCATTTATGCCTTTGAATATACAGAATTATCTTCCTATTGAAGAATCTCTTCAAAATTCAAAAGATATAACCTCTTTTAAAACTGTGTTTTTAGATATTGGACAAGGATTTACTCAAGTATTTAATTTCGGAAATATATACGGCATTAATAAAGTGTTTTTTAAAACTGTTTCAAATGTTTTTAAATTATTAATTGAAGATAGTGCTTTAATACAAATTTTTATTTGGGGTATTGTTTTATTTTTGATAGCAAAAATACCTGGATTTATTAGAAAATGGAGATATAAACAAACAATTGCATCTTTGTCTTTATTTTTAATTCCAATTGTGTATTATTTAATATCTTTAGAATATGGTTATGTATTTAATCAAATGATTTTTGTATATGTTATTTTAACAGTGATTATCGTTTTTATTTTAGAGAAAAATAATGTAAGTCTAACAAGAGAAAGAACTCTTAATTTACAAGAAAGAACAAAGAAATTTGGTTTTGGAGAATTTGGAATAAGGGATTTTGAAGAATCTTCAGGAGCAAAATCTTTAGATGATATAGGGAATTATGATAATGTTAAAGAAGAATTAAAGCAGTCAATAATTACTCCATTAGAACATAGAGATATTGCTTATACATATGGAATTAAACCCCCAAGTGGAATTTTATTATTTGGACCTCCTGGATGTGGAAAAACATTATTAATGTCTGCTTTAGCTCAAGAATTAGATTTTGGTTTTTATTATATTAAAGCAAGCGATCTTTTATCAAATCAATATGGTGAATCTGAAAAAAATATTGCTAAATTATTTGATATGGCAAGAAAAAGTGCACCTTGTGTATTATTTTTTGATGAAATTGATGCTCTTGCTAAAAGAAGAGAGTTATTTAATGATTCAACCGGCCCACGTGTTTTAAGTTTATTTTTACAAGAGTTAGATGGATTTAAAGATGTTAAACAAACAATTATTATTGGTGCAACAAATGTACCTAATTTAATTGACCCCGCATTATTGCGTCCAGGCAGATTTGATAAAATTATATATATGTCTTTACCTGATGAAGAAGCAAGAGAGAAAATATTTAAAGTTCATACTAAAAAACTTCCTTTAGAAAAAACACTTTCTTTTAGTAAATTATCTAAAAAAACAAGAAGATATTCTGGTGCAGATATCGCAAATATTTGTAAAGAAGCAAAGTCTTTAGCTGCAAAAAGAGCATTTAAAATTAAGAAAGTTGTTCCAATTGAATTAAATGATTTTGAAGAGGTATTAAAAAATATTAAACCAAGTGTTTCATTAAAATCTTTAGAAGAATATGAGACATTTAGAATGGATTTTGAAAGAACGATTTATAAAGAAGAAATTCAAGAAACTGAAGAAAAAGTTAAATGGGAAGATGTTGCTGGTTTAGAAGAGGTTAAGAAATTATTATTAGAAACAATAGAAGTTCCTTTATTACATCCAGCTTTGATTAAAAAATACAAAGTCTCTCCCTTAACAGGATTATTAATGTTTGGTCCGCCAGGTTGTGGAAAAACTTTAATAATTAAAGCAGCTGCTAATGAATTAAATGTTTCATTTTTGAATATATCTGCGCCTTCATTATTAAAAAGAGGGCCTGAATATGCAGTAGCTGAAATTAAAGATATTTTCTTAAGAGCAAGAGAACAGTCGCCCTCAATTGTGTTTATAGATGAAATTGATACAATTGGAGAAGCAAGCGTATTTGGAAGAACAGTAATAGGCCAATTATTAATTGAAATGGATGGGGTTAAGAAATTAGAAGGAGTTATGATAATAGGAACAACTAATAAACCCTGGTTTTTAGATCCAGCATTATTGCGTCCAGGTAGATTTGATAGAGTATTATATGTTCCATTACCTGATTTTACTGCAAGAAGGAAAATGTTAATATCTCAATTATGTGGAATTAAAGGTTCTGATGAATTAGATTATGATAAAATCACTAAATTAACAGAAGGATATACAGGTGCAGATATAACTGCTATAACACAAGAAGCTAAAATGGAATTAGTAAGAAACATATTAGAGAATACTGAAATATCATTAAATAATGAATTATTTATTAATGTAATTAAAAGAATAAAACCTTCATTGAGTGTAGAACACTTGCATAAATTTGAAGTATTTAGTAATAAACGTAGTCATGATAAAAAGTAA
- a CDS encoding FKBP-type peptidyl-prolyl cis-trans isomerase produces MKKLILLLIIGIFLFGCTEKEEIPIIEMGDIAFVDYITYLENGSIIDTSIEEIAVENNIFNSNRDYSPIEVQLLDNNGYIKGLTHGLLGLENGSNETLIISPEMAYGKANESEIFKTPKYFTFELIEELNKSNFEKEYKLNETFKEQNWNITVINITNSTYIFEHHPKINTTFITMGIPKFIYDLNKTHAFVETQLELGSKHYFEHPKDHSLKTARITSIENDIITIDFNKELAGEIIIMDIWVRNITKRQ; encoded by the coding sequence ATGAAAAAACTAATATTATTATTAATTATTGGGATATTTCTATTTGGCTGTACTGAAAAAGAAGAAATTCCAATAATAGAAATGGGAGATATAGCTTTTGTAGATTATATCACTTATTTAGAAAACGGAAGTATAATAGATACGTCTATTGAAGAAATAGCAGTTGAGAATAATATTTTTAATAGTAATAGAGATTACTCCCCAATAGAAGTACAACTCTTAGATAATAATGGATATATTAAAGGATTAACACATGGGTTATTAGGTTTAGAAAATGGATCAAATGAAACGTTAATAATTTCTCCAGAAATGGCGTATGGAAAAGCAAATGAAAGTGAAATCTTCAAGACACCAAAATATTTTACTTTCGAATTAATTGAAGAATTAAATAAATCTAATTTTGAAAAAGAGTATAAATTAAATGAAACTTTCAAAGAACAAAATTGGAATATAACAGTAATTAATATTACAAATAGTACTTATATTTTTGAACACCACCCAAAAATAAATACAACGTTTATTACTATGGGAATACCAAAATTCATTTATGATTTAAATAAAACACATGCTTTTGTTGAAACTCAATTAGAACTTGGATCAAAACATTATTTTGAACATCCAAAAGACCACAGCTTAAAAACAGCAAGAATAACATCAATTGAAAATGATATAATCACAATTGATTTTAATAAAGAATTAGCAGGTGAAATAATTATTATGGATATTTGGGTAAGAAATATCACAAAAAGACAATAG